A genomic segment from Actinoplanes sichuanensis encodes:
- a CDS encoding glycosyltransferase, translated as MTSIVIAAHNEAAVIGRCLDALLADAKPGELDVTVVANGCTDDTVRIAGARPGVRVLDLPEPGKAGALNAGDAAAVGFPRIYLDADIVLSTAAVRALTEVLVSGAPSATVGRELDVAGRPLLVRAYFAVHGRLPVMRDGLFGRGVVALSEQGRARFGRFPELVADDLFLDSQFAREEKAHVDAYAAKVATPRKTGDLIRRLIRVRGGNAAMRAAAARGEITVPVRPAARSSWLRDVVVPRPWLAPAAVCYVGITVWAALAAKRAGDGGAAWGRDESSRIADGASAAER; from the coding sequence GTGACCAGCATCGTCATCGCCGCCCACAACGAGGCCGCGGTCATCGGCCGCTGCCTGGACGCGTTGCTGGCCGACGCGAAACCGGGCGAACTCGACGTGACGGTGGTCGCCAACGGGTGCACCGACGACACCGTGCGGATCGCCGGGGCCCGTCCGGGCGTACGGGTGCTGGATCTCCCCGAGCCGGGCAAAGCCGGCGCCCTCAACGCCGGTGACGCCGCCGCGGTCGGTTTCCCGCGGATCTATCTGGACGCCGACATCGTGCTCAGCACCGCGGCGGTCCGGGCCCTCACCGAGGTGCTGGTGTCCGGGGCGCCGTCGGCCACGGTCGGGCGTGAACTCGACGTCGCCGGGCGGCCGCTGCTGGTCCGCGCCTACTTCGCGGTGCACGGACGGCTGCCGGTGATGCGCGACGGGCTGTTCGGGCGCGGCGTGGTGGCGCTCTCCGAGCAGGGACGGGCGCGGTTCGGCCGGTTCCCCGAGCTGGTCGCCGACGACCTGTTCCTGGACTCGCAGTTCGCGCGGGAGGAGAAGGCGCACGTCGACGCGTACGCCGCGAAGGTCGCCACCCCCCGGAAGACCGGTGACCTGATCCGCCGCCTGATCCGGGTCCGCGGCGGCAACGCCGCCATGCGGGCGGCCGCCGCCCGCGGCGAGATCACCGTGCCGGTACGCCCCGCCGCCCGCAGTTCGTGGCTGCGCGACGTGGTCGTCCCCCGGCCCTGGCTGGCGCCCGCCGCGGTCTGCTACGTCGGCATCACCGTGTGGGCCGCGCTGGCCGCCAAACGGGCCGGTGACGGCGGTGCCGCCTGGGGCCGCGACGAGTCGTCCCGGATCGCCGACGGCGCGTCCGCGGCAGAGCGATAG
- a CDS encoding ABC transporter ATP-binding protein, translating to MSGPEHDEDDVIVLSGLTKLYEPTPKWMRAFARSHLTQPIKALDGIDLVVRAGEICAVVGPNGAGKTTLFRIIIGLTEATSGHGSVLGLDVARESEQIRQVVGWMPAEDRSLLMRATVRENLQLHGRLQGMTPGELEARIPYVLETVNLTPQTDVVIASLSAGMKARVRLARALLPGPRALILDEPTGAVDPIAAHGLLNLIMDLVKQERLAVLISSHRLEEIEALQSKALLMDGGRIKYSGDLDSLRRQWDRPQLELVLATEADARLVADGLHAQGLEVTVDGLTLTCQLAGDLTIGAVLGRLGGAAASIQHIRETPMPLRDLIAHVYRLNPAAGGAA from the coding sequence ATGAGCGGCCCCGAACACGACGAGGACGACGTCATCGTCCTGTCCGGTCTGACGAAGTTGTACGAACCGACCCCGAAGTGGATGCGCGCCTTCGCACGCTCGCACCTCACCCAGCCGATCAAGGCGCTGGACGGCATCGACCTGGTCGTCCGGGCCGGCGAGATCTGCGCGGTGGTCGGCCCGAACGGTGCCGGCAAGACCACCCTGTTCCGGATCATCATCGGTCTCACCGAGGCGACCTCCGGGCACGGCAGCGTGCTCGGTCTGGACGTGGCCCGCGAGTCCGAGCAGATCCGCCAGGTGGTGGGCTGGATGCCGGCCGAGGACCGCAGCCTGCTGATGCGCGCCACGGTCCGGGAGAACCTCCAGCTGCACGGCCGGCTGCAGGGCATGACCCCGGGCGAGCTCGAGGCGCGGATCCCGTACGTGCTGGAGACGGTCAACCTGACCCCGCAGACCGACGTGGTCATCGCCAGCCTCTCGGCCGGTATGAAGGCGCGGGTCCGCCTCGCCCGCGCCCTCCTGCCCGGCCCCCGCGCGCTGATCCTGGACGAGCCCACCGGCGCCGTCGACCCGATCGCCGCGCACGGTCTGCTCAACCTGATCATGGACCTGGTCAAGCAGGAGCGCCTCGCGGTGCTCATCTCCTCGCACCGCCTGGAGGAGATCGAGGCGCTGCAGTCCAAGGCACTGCTCATGGACGGCGGCCGGATCAAGTACTCCGGCGACCTGGACAGCCTGCGCCGGCAGTGGGACCGGCCCCAGCTGGAGCTGGTCCTGGCCACCGAGGCCGACGCCCGTCTGGTGGCCGACGGCCTGCACGCGCAGGGCCTGGAGGTCACCGTGGACGGCCTCACTCTCACCTGCCAGCTGGCCGGCGACCTGACCATCGGCGCCGTCCTCGGCCGCCTCGGCGGCGCGGCCGCGTCGATTCAGCACATTCGGGAGACACCCATGCCCCTGCGGGACCTCATCGCCCACGTCTACCGGCTGAACCCGGCCGCCGGGGGTGCCGCGTGA
- a CDS encoding polysaccharide deacetylase family protein, giving the protein MSDVINICFHGIGTPQRDLELGEDRYWISVELFHAVLDEIRTWPSVRISFDDGNASDLEIGLPALLERGLTAEFYVLSSRFGKGGSLSEEDVRKLHGAGMTIGTHGMRHRPWRGMDAETSRDELETARRQIEEVVGVPVDQAACPLGRYDRRLLSRMRKLGYRRVFTSDRRRARSEDWLQPRYSLRREDTVDGLRAEALVGPGALTRLKLEAVGVVKRIR; this is encoded by the coding sequence ATGAGCGACGTCATCAACATCTGTTTCCACGGCATCGGCACGCCACAGCGTGACCTGGAACTCGGCGAGGACCGCTACTGGATCAGCGTCGAGCTGTTCCACGCGGTGCTCGACGAGATCCGCACCTGGCCGTCGGTCCGGATCAGCTTCGACGACGGCAACGCCTCGGACCTCGAGATCGGCCTGCCGGCCCTGCTGGAGCGCGGCCTGACCGCCGAGTTCTACGTGCTGTCGTCCCGGTTCGGCAAGGGCGGCAGCCTCAGCGAGGAGGACGTCCGCAAGCTGCACGGCGCCGGTATGACCATCGGCACACACGGCATGCGGCACCGTCCGTGGCGGGGCATGGACGCCGAGACCAGCCGGGACGAGCTGGAGACGGCCCGACGGCAGATCGAGGAGGTCGTCGGGGTCCCGGTCGACCAGGCGGCCTGCCCACTCGGCCGGTACGACCGTCGGCTGCTCTCCCGGATGCGCAAGCTCGGCTACCGGCGCGTGTTCACCAGCGACCGCCGCCGGGCCCGCTCCGAGGACTGGCTGCAGCCGCGCTACAGCCTGCGCCGCGAGGACACCGTGGACGGACTGCGCGCCGAGGCCCTGGTGGGCCCCGGCGCGCTGACCCGCCTCAAGCTGGAGGCGGTCGGAGTCGTCAAGCGGATCCGCTGA
- a CDS encoding YveK family protein, with protein sequence MDLWDLTRLLLRRWYFAVPMLLVTVGAVVLAAKSVAPDYKAMGYMQLIPAPSAGKQPDPKAKPRPANPWLDLGYAALGNAAAITVTDPTNIEKLDKEGLSDSVTVVLSERTPLFEIEVIGDSEQQATATVQRVIKLLQDDIAGKQSQYGALEEDTISTLVINDGSAPLQDTGMRKRVLIVAAGLGVLVTTASTIILDYWLRRRSRAKDGDGQDSSGAPPEQPATGKSQPIRSTPPDDTERTQVLRPQPRQNNGFAPDHNGSGAKPRAVARPPVVRPPAGQPPKPAPQEESLDATIVLPSPSFQQRHGKRS encoded by the coding sequence GTGGACCTCTGGGACCTCACCAGGCTGCTGCTCCGCCGGTGGTACTTCGCCGTGCCGATGCTGCTGGTCACGGTCGGGGCGGTGGTGCTCGCCGCCAAATCGGTGGCACCCGACTACAAGGCCATGGGATACATGCAGCTGATCCCGGCGCCCAGCGCCGGCAAGCAGCCCGACCCCAAGGCCAAGCCCAGGCCGGCGAACCCCTGGCTGGACCTGGGGTATGCCGCGCTGGGCAACGCCGCCGCCATCACCGTGACCGACCCGACGAACATCGAGAAGCTCGACAAGGAGGGTCTGTCCGACAGCGTCACCGTCGTGCTCAGCGAGCGGACCCCGCTCTTCGAGATCGAGGTGATCGGTGACAGCGAGCAGCAGGCCACCGCGACGGTGCAGCGGGTCATCAAACTGCTGCAGGACGACATCGCCGGCAAGCAGAGCCAGTACGGCGCCCTCGAAGAGGACACCATCTCGACCCTGGTGATCAACGACGGCAGTGCACCGCTGCAGGACACCGGCATGCGTAAGCGGGTGCTCATCGTGGCCGCCGGCCTCGGTGTGCTGGTGACCACCGCGTCCACGATCATCCTGGACTACTGGTTGCGCCGGCGGTCCCGGGCGAAGGACGGCGACGGGCAGGACTCGTCCGGCGCGCCCCCGGAGCAGCCCGCGACCGGCAAGTCGCAGCCGATCCGCAGCACCCCGCCGGACGACACCGAGCGGACCCAGGTCCTGCGGCCACAGCCCCGACAGAACAACGGTTTCGCGCCCGACCACAACGGGTCCGGCGCCAAGCCCCGGGCGGTCGCCCGCCCGCCGGTGGTCCGCCCGCCGGCCGGCCAGCCGCCGAAGCCCGCGCCGCAGGAGGAGTCCCTGGACGCCACCATCGTCCTGCCGTCGCCGTCGTTCCAGCAGCGCCACGGCAAGCGGTCCTGA
- a CDS encoding glycosyltransferase — protein MTPTPMAMASQVIRTARERRDLAGRRPPRFGTGEDTGGPARVFYLSPDLDKPSGGVRNIYRHADVLNTLGIEAAVVHSRSGFRCTWFDNRTRVEAAADVRLRPRDVLVVTEWHGPWLHALPAGVRKIVFNQGPYCTFDATPYEGSRAGAPYAGVEGLDGLLTVSEDGERLLRWTFPSLPVHLARPVVDRAVFHPGSGPRGRRIGYLSRGRRAEEREMLLHMLRSRGLPAGWELTPISGSEAQVAAAMRECAIFLSFGFREGFGLPPAEAMASGCYVVGYASLGGAEFFDPAYCTPVPECDLFAYGQAIEDAIRRYQETPDEMDAVRLKASDAILGRYSVEGLTGDLSTFYSALLTQAV, from the coding sequence GTGACCCCAACACCCATGGCGATGGCGTCGCAGGTGATCCGCACCGCGCGTGAGCGTCGCGATCTGGCCGGCAGACGTCCACCCCGTTTCGGTACCGGCGAGGACACCGGAGGGCCCGCGCGGGTCTTCTACCTGTCGCCCGACCTGGACAAGCCGAGCGGCGGGGTCCGCAACATCTACCGCCACGCCGACGTGCTGAACACCCTCGGCATCGAGGCGGCGGTGGTGCACTCGCGCAGCGGCTTCCGGTGCACCTGGTTCGACAACCGGACCCGCGTCGAGGCGGCCGCCGACGTCCGGCTACGGCCGCGGGACGTGCTGGTCGTCACCGAGTGGCACGGGCCGTGGCTGCACGCGCTGCCCGCCGGGGTCCGGAAGATCGTGTTCAACCAGGGGCCGTACTGCACGTTCGACGCCACCCCGTACGAGGGCAGCCGGGCCGGCGCGCCGTATGCCGGGGTCGAGGGCCTGGACGGGCTGTTGACCGTCTCGGAGGACGGCGAACGACTGCTGCGCTGGACGTTCCCGTCACTTCCGGTCCACCTGGCGCGCCCGGTCGTCGATCGGGCGGTCTTCCACCCGGGCAGCGGGCCGCGCGGGCGCCGGATCGGTTACCTGTCCCGCGGCCGCCGGGCCGAGGAGCGCGAGATGCTCCTGCACATGCTCCGCTCCCGGGGCCTGCCGGCCGGCTGGGAGCTGACTCCGATCAGCGGCTCAGAGGCACAGGTCGCCGCCGCGATGCGGGAGTGCGCGATCTTCCTGTCCTTCGGTTTCCGGGAGGGCTTCGGCCTGCCACCGGCCGAGGCGATGGCGAGCGGCTGCTACGTCGTGGGCTACGCCTCGCTGGGCGGCGCCGAGTTCTTCGATCCGGCCTACTGCACGCCGGTACCGGAGTGCGACCTGTTCGCCTACGGGCAGGCCATCGAGGACGCGATCCGGCGATACCAGGAGACACCAGACGAGATGGACGCGGTGCGACTCAAGGCGTCGGACGCGATCCTCGGCCGCTACTCCGTCGAGGGCCTGACCGGTGACCTGTCCACTTTCTACTCCGCGCTGCTGACGCAGGCCGTCTAG
- a CDS encoding O-antigen ligase family protein, whose amino-acid sequence MSQSTMPAEHPVDFEPSLVAPNLYSSRRASLRVDVAAICSVVIVLLYCIPAPLIVPQMTFAGRPALLLSLGLFAWWFIARLSPSLLLVGRQPLRWVALLYLMSILLAYVAGLVRGLPTLESNRQDFTLLMTFEFLGLMLMVADGIPNWRRLRMVLKILVCSAAFMAFLGILQSIFAYDVTQWLVVPGLELKGTLTDFQARGEGGRFRVASTTVHSIEFSAVLAMVMPYAIHFARYARSKAGRRFYGLLTFVIAGAVPMAISRTGILALGISMAIMFALAWNWRFRYNFLILAAGLTGVLVVGRPGLLGTLTSMFLWADADPSVDGRTEDYAHVSAWFAQRPWLGRGPGTLIPDLYMILDNQWLLTLVTGGIVGVVALAALHLTSLWLAVVGFRRSTSEEDRHLCAALISTQILAILVALTFDSLGFTTFSFTLALLSGMCGAVWRLTHPARTVRTSTVRRFLE is encoded by the coding sequence ATGAGCCAATCGACGATGCCGGCGGAGCATCCGGTCGACTTCGAACCGTCCCTGGTCGCTCCGAACCTGTACTCCTCGCGCCGGGCCTCCCTGCGCGTCGACGTCGCCGCGATCTGCAGCGTGGTCATCGTCCTGCTGTACTGCATCCCGGCGCCGCTGATCGTCCCGCAGATGACGTTCGCCGGGCGGCCCGCGCTGCTGCTCTCGCTCGGCCTGTTCGCCTGGTGGTTCATCGCCCGGCTGAGCCCGTCGCTGCTGCTGGTCGGACGGCAGCCGCTGCGCTGGGTCGCGCTGCTCTACCTGATGTCGATCCTGCTGGCGTACGTCGCCGGCCTGGTGCGTGGACTGCCGACGCTGGAGTCCAACCGGCAGGACTTCACGCTGCTGATGACGTTCGAGTTCCTCGGCCTCATGCTGATGGTCGCGGACGGCATCCCCAACTGGCGCCGGCTGCGCATGGTGCTGAAGATCCTGGTCTGCTCGGCCGCGTTCATGGCGTTCCTCGGCATCCTGCAGTCGATCTTCGCGTACGACGTCACCCAGTGGCTGGTGGTTCCGGGGCTGGAACTGAAGGGCACGCTCACCGACTTCCAGGCGCGTGGTGAGGGCGGCCGGTTCCGGGTCGCCTCGACGACCGTGCACTCCATCGAGTTCAGCGCGGTGCTGGCGATGGTGATGCCCTACGCCATCCATTTCGCGCGGTACGCCCGGAGCAAGGCGGGACGCCGTTTCTACGGCCTGCTGACCTTCGTCATCGCCGGAGCGGTGCCGATGGCGATCTCGCGTACCGGCATCCTGGCCCTGGGCATCTCGATGGCCATCATGTTCGCCCTGGCCTGGAACTGGCGCTTCCGGTACAACTTCCTGATCCTGGCGGCCGGTCTCACCGGTGTCCTCGTGGTCGGCCGGCCCGGTCTGCTCGGCACGCTGACCTCGATGTTCCTGTGGGCTGACGCCGACCCCAGCGTCGACGGCCGCACCGAGGACTACGCGCACGTCTCGGCCTGGTTCGCCCAGCGGCCGTGGCTGGGCCGCGGCCCGGGCACCCTGATCCCCGACCTCTACATGATCCTGGACAACCAGTGGCTGCTCACGCTGGTCACCGGTGGGATCGTCGGCGTCGTCGCACTGGCGGCGCTGCATCTCACGTCCCTGTGGCTCGCGGTGGTCGGATTCCGGCGGTCCACCTCGGAGGAGGACCGCCATCTCTGCGCGGCCCTGATCTCCACCCAGATCCTCGCGATCCTCGTGGCGCTGACCTTCGACTCGCTGGGCTTCACCACCTTCTCGTTCACCCTCGCGCTACTCAGCGGGATGTGCGGAGCGGTCTGGCGATTGACCCATCCGGCTCGAACCGTCCGGACGTCCACGGTGCGACGTTTCCTCGAGTAA
- a CDS encoding glycosyltransferase family 4 protein has product MARNTHVTILIANLPAERDRRVIRECLTLEEKGFEVTVIAPRGDKTLKILPGSRNTRLKPYPVKVYGSGLLTFAVEFGWSFLCIAVRLIGEILAGRAHAVQVCNPPDVYWPLALLLRAIGRPWVFDHHDLCPEVYISRGDGKPDKLVLRVLNALEWLTLRTATEVVATNHSFKDNAVRKGVHPDKVTVVRNGPSLKEIAVDGDPQEPVNADGLHRIVYLGVFGPQDNVEGVVRAADELIKLRGRDGWKIVLAGDGESMPSVRALVAEKNLSDVVELTGWLNGAQVDEVLRSATIAIQPDLPTRMNQLSTMAKTVEYVGRGLPVVAADGIETRRTLDEAGAYVPTGAPEEFAAVIDQLLDDPDRRRQMRKLGRDRFLSMLSWEHQAGPYASVFQRLLAKRLPAQTPTTPHIPRQRTGSDAPSRVDQP; this is encoded by the coding sequence ATGGCCCGTAACACCCATGTCACCATCCTCATCGCCAACTTGCCGGCCGAGCGCGATCGCCGCGTCATCCGGGAATGTCTCACTCTGGAGGAGAAGGGCTTCGAGGTCACGGTCATCGCACCGCGAGGCGACAAGACCCTGAAGATCCTCCCCGGCAGCCGGAACACCCGGCTCAAGCCGTACCCGGTCAAGGTGTACGGCAGCGGCCTGCTCACCTTCGCGGTCGAGTTCGGCTGGTCCTTCCTCTGCATCGCGGTCCGCCTGATCGGCGAGATCCTGGCCGGCCGCGCCCACGCCGTGCAGGTCTGCAACCCGCCGGACGTGTACTGGCCGCTCGCCCTGCTGCTGCGCGCCATCGGCCGGCCGTGGGTCTTCGACCACCACGACCTGTGCCCGGAGGTCTACATCTCCCGCGGCGACGGCAAACCCGACAAGCTGGTGCTGCGCGTGCTCAACGCGCTGGAGTGGCTGACCCTGCGCACCGCCACCGAGGTGGTCGCCACCAACCACTCGTTCAAGGACAACGCGGTACGCAAGGGCGTGCACCCCGACAAGGTCACGGTGGTCCGCAACGGCCCGTCGCTGAAGGAGATCGCGGTCGACGGCGACCCGCAGGAGCCGGTCAACGCCGACGGCCTGCACCGGATCGTCTACCTCGGCGTCTTCGGCCCGCAGGACAACGTCGAGGGCGTGGTGCGAGCCGCCGACGAGCTGATCAAGCTGCGGGGCCGCGACGGCTGGAAGATCGTGTTGGCCGGTGACGGCGAGAGCATGCCGTCGGTTCGTGCCCTGGTCGCGGAGAAGAACCTTTCGGACGTCGTCGAGCTGACCGGCTGGCTCAACGGCGCCCAGGTCGACGAGGTGCTGCGCTCGGCCACCATCGCGATCCAGCCCGACCTGCCGACCCGGATGAACCAGCTGTCCACGATGGCGAAGACGGTCGAATACGTGGGCCGGGGCCTGCCGGTGGTCGCCGCCGACGGCATCGAGACCCGCCGCACCCTGGACGAGGCCGGTGCGTATGTGCCGACCGGCGCCCCGGAGGAGTTCGCCGCGGTCATCGACCAGCTGCTGGACGACCCGGACCGGCGGCGGCAGATGCGCAAGCTGGGCCGCGACCGGTTCCTCAGCATGCTCTCCTGGGAACACCAGGCCGGGCCGTACGCCTCGGTGTTCCAGCGGCTGCTGGCCAAGCGCCTGCCCGCCCAGACCCCGACGACGCCGCACATCCCGCGCCAGCGGACCGGCTCCGACGCGCCGTCCCGGGTGGACCAGCCGTGA
- a CDS encoding glycosyltransferase family 2 protein, whose translation MVVPCYNYGHFLPDCVQGVLSQDGVDVDVLIVDDCSPDGSAEVARRLADEDPRVRVIVHEVNAGHIATYNEGLAAVDGDYVVLLSADDLVTPGSFQRATALLEAHPEVVMVHGFARTFTDVPPPARTEVKSWTVWPGAEWIGRVCRAGGNPVATPEVMLRNETMRKLGGYDTRAPHAGDFLMWLRAAALGGIGRVNGVDQAYYRVHGNNMHTSQFAGADTDLRKRHEAFEIFFDEDAGAVPDVDGLRSAASLAVAREALAIACSLIEAGPSEDDRALAGRLVALAEEIYPPAASSRLRQRYGRLVQRDAEGKGPLVPRGVSAFNKRVRDHVEWRRWRRNGVESAVKLP comes from the coding sequence GTGGTGGTTCCCTGTTACAACTACGGTCATTTCCTGCCGGACTGCGTGCAGGGTGTGCTGAGCCAGGACGGCGTGGACGTCGACGTGTTGATCGTCGACGACTGCTCACCGGACGGCAGCGCCGAGGTGGCCCGGCGGCTCGCCGACGAGGACCCACGGGTACGCGTGATCGTGCACGAGGTCAACGCCGGTCACATCGCCACCTACAACGAGGGGCTGGCCGCCGTCGACGGCGACTACGTGGTGCTGCTGTCCGCCGACGACCTGGTCACGCCCGGTTCGTTCCAGCGCGCGACGGCGCTGCTGGAGGCGCACCCCGAGGTGGTCATGGTGCACGGGTTCGCGCGCACGTTCACCGACGTGCCGCCACCCGCGCGTACCGAGGTCAAGTCGTGGACGGTGTGGCCCGGCGCGGAGTGGATCGGCCGGGTGTGCCGGGCCGGTGGCAATCCGGTGGCCACGCCCGAGGTGATGCTGCGCAACGAGACGATGCGCAAGCTCGGCGGGTACGACACCCGGGCGCCGCACGCCGGTGACTTCCTGATGTGGCTGCGCGCCGCGGCGCTCGGCGGCATCGGCCGGGTCAACGGGGTGGACCAGGCCTACTACCGGGTGCACGGCAACAACATGCACACGTCCCAGTTCGCCGGCGCGGACACCGATCTGCGCAAACGGCACGAGGCTTTCGAGATCTTCTTCGACGAGGACGCCGGCGCGGTGCCGGACGTCGACGGGCTTCGCAGCGCCGCGAGCCTGGCCGTGGCCCGGGAGGCGCTGGCCATCGCCTGCTCCCTCATCGAGGCCGGGCCGTCGGAGGACGACCGGGCACTGGCCGGGCGGCTGGTCGCGCTGGCCGAGGAGATCTATCCGCCGGCGGCTTCCAGTCGGCTGCGGCAACGGTACGGGCGTCTGGTGCAGCGCGACGCGGAGGGCAAGGGTCCCCTCGTCCCGCGCGGTGTCAGCGCCTTCAACAAGCGGGTACGCGATCACGTCGAGTGGCGGCGCTGGCGGCGTAACGGAGTAGAGAGCGCGGTGAAGCTGCCATGA
- a CDS encoding glycosyltransferase family 2 protein, whose protein sequence is MRPGEDKLDSTPETVAVVVVTYNSERLVPDLIASLGPGLEGVDWQLIVADNASADDSVGTVRRLAPDATVVEMGRNAGYAAGINAAVAKAGPFTAVLVLNPDVRLTPGCVRTLLGVLRTEGTGIAVPLLEDGDGELIHTMRRAPSVRRVLGDALMGAVRAGRIPAFGEMVTDERLYADERVADWAEGSTVLISAECWNRIAPWDESFFLYSEETDFALRAGDAGLATRFTPAAKAVHLEGDSKVSPALWTLLTLNKVRLYRRRHNALLGAAFWGALVMREGSRAVLGKGPSKLAVRALLSPSRLRETPGPDTVRRDASR, encoded by the coding sequence GTGAGACCTGGGGAGGACAAGTTGGACAGCACGCCCGAAACTGTGGCGGTGGTCGTGGTCACGTACAACAGCGAACGATTGGTCCCCGACCTGATCGCATCGCTCGGACCGGGCCTGGAGGGCGTCGACTGGCAGTTGATCGTCGCGGACAACGCGTCCGCGGACGACTCGGTGGGCACCGTGCGCCGGCTCGCGCCGGATGCCACGGTCGTCGAGATGGGACGCAATGCCGGCTATGCGGCCGGTATCAATGCGGCCGTGGCCAAGGCCGGGCCGTTCACCGCGGTCCTGGTGCTCAACCCGGACGTACGGCTCACCCCCGGCTGCGTGCGGACCCTGCTGGGTGTGCTGCGCACCGAGGGGACCGGCATCGCGGTGCCGTTGCTGGAGGACGGCGACGGGGAGCTCATCCACACCATGCGCCGGGCGCCGTCGGTCCGGCGGGTGCTCGGGGACGCGTTGATGGGCGCGGTCCGGGCCGGCCGCATCCCGGCGTTCGGCGAGATGGTGACCGACGAGCGGCTCTACGCCGACGAGCGGGTCGCCGACTGGGCCGAGGGGTCGACCGTTCTGATCAGCGCCGAGTGCTGGAATCGGATCGCGCCGTGGGACGAGTCGTTCTTCCTCTACTCGGAGGAGACCGACTTCGCGCTGCGGGCCGGTGACGCGGGCCTGGCGACCAGGTTCACGCCGGCCGCGAAGGCGGTGCACCTGGAGGGTGACTCGAAGGTGTCGCCGGCTCTGTGGACGCTGCTGACGCTGAACAAGGTGCGGCTCTACCGGCGGCGGCACAACGCGCTGCTGGGCGCCGCGTTCTGGGGTGCGCTGGTGATGCGTGAGGGCAGCCGTGCGGTGCTCGGCAAGGGCCCGAGCAAGCTCGCGGTCCGGGCGCTGCTCAGCCCGTCGAGGCTGCGGGAGACGCCGGGACCGGACACCGTCCGGCGCGACGCCTCCCGCTGA